The following coding sequences are from one bacterium window:
- the atpG gene encoding ATP synthase F1 subunit gamma → MSGLKAIRRRLGSVKNTKQITRAMKLVSAAKLRRAQDAAIFSRSFSDDLLKVLKAVLGQLPDNFSSPLIVPRAVVKRRRIIVIAGDRGLCGPYNTNVLRAAHQEITNSAVETEVVCMGRRAVSAAKRFGWKTVAEYESLPEDANQWPVSEIFKKAVNDYSAEKIDEVVLFYTKFVTAMTQRVTREVVLPVTIDSLSLTAEQTKTPTLPATFSPQAAELMTSLLPLALEMRFRLAGLESKASEHAARMSAMDSATRNADDLMGKLRLFYNRARQSSITKELLDIIGGAEALK, encoded by the coding sequence GTGTCAGGACTAAAAGCAATTCGAAGAAGACTTGGATCGGTGAAAAACACCAAGCAGATTACGCGTGCGATGAAGCTTGTTTCAGCTGCAAAGTTACGCCGCGCGCAAGATGCTGCAATCTTTAGTCGCTCCTTTTCTGACGATTTACTCAAAGTGCTAAAAGCAGTACTTGGGCAGCTTCCCGACAATTTTTCTTCGCCCTTGATTGTGCCACGTGCGGTGGTTAAGCGTCGCCGTATTATTGTGATTGCTGGTGACCGCGGCTTGTGTGGGCCTTATAACACCAACGTATTACGCGCTGCACACCAAGAAATTACAAACTCAGCTGTCGAAACAGAAGTCGTCTGTATGGGGCGTCGTGCAGTCTCTGCTGCTAAGCGTTTTGGCTGGAAGACCGTTGCTGAGTATGAAAGCCTGCCTGAAGATGCAAATCAATGGCCAGTCTCTGAAATTTTCAAAAAAGCTGTAAATGATTATAGCGCAGAGAAAATTGACGAAGTTGTTTTGTTTTATACCAAGTTTGTGACTGCGATGACCCAGCGTGTCACTCGCGAAGTAGTGCTACCTGTCACAATCGATTCACTTTCGCTGACGGCAGAACAAACAAAGACGCCAACTCTGCCAGCAACTTTTAGTCCTCAGGCTGCAGAGTTAATGACCTCACTTCTGCCCTTGGCTTTGGAGATGCGTTTTCGTCTAGCTGGACTTGAGTCTAAGGCCAGCGAGCACGCTGCTCGTATGTCAGCAATGGATTCTGCAACCCGTAATGCTGATGATTTAATGGGCAAGCTCCGGTTATTTTATAACCGCGCGCGGCAGAGTTCGATTACAAAAGAACTACTCGACATTATTGGTGGCGCTGAGGCTCTAAAATAA
- the atpD gene encoding F0F1 ATP synthase subunit beta, protein MNTETATNNKTTGQQRLGRIVQVMGPVVDIGFDEGAGLPEIGHALTLTNPTIDNTQDNLVVEVSLHVGDNVVRCVAMDSTEGVTRGMVAKDTGRAISAPVGAGTLGRIIDVVGRPVDEMGPVKVTETWPIHRSAPKFEDQATSKELFETGIKVIDLLAPYVKGGKIGLFGGAGVGKTVIIMELINNVAKAHGGYSVFAGVGERTREGNDLWMEMKESGVIDKAALVYGQMNEPPGARFRVALTALTIAEYFRDKENRDVLLFVDNIFRFVQAGSEVSALLGRMPSAVGYQPTLATDVGELQERITSTKSGSITSVQAIYVPADDLTDPAPATTFAHLDATTVLSRAIAEQGIYPAVDPLDSTSTILDPQVIGTEHYAVARKVQSTLQRYKDLQDIIAILGMDELSAEDKLIVERARKIQRFLSQPFFVAAQFTGLEGKFVKLEDTIRGFKELVEGKHDDLPEQAFYLVGTIEEAREKAERLAAQFKK, encoded by the coding sequence ATGAACACTGAAACAGCTACAAATAATAAAACCACCGGTCAGCAGCGTCTTGGACGCATCGTGCAAGTCATGGGACCGGTTGTGGATATCGGGTTTGATGAAGGTGCAGGACTTCCTGAAATTGGCCACGCATTAACTCTGACTAATCCGACGATTGATAACACTCAAGACAATCTAGTGGTGGAAGTGTCGCTGCATGTTGGGGACAATGTTGTTCGTTGCGTAGCGATGGACTCAACCGAAGGAGTTACTCGCGGAATGGTTGCTAAAGACACGGGACGTGCAATTTCTGCTCCTGTCGGCGCAGGCACGCTGGGACGCATCATTGACGTTGTTGGTCGCCCAGTCGATGAAATGGGGCCTGTGAAAGTAACCGAGACTTGGCCAATTCACCGCTCAGCTCCAAAGTTTGAAGACCAAGCAACAAGTAAGGAGTTATTTGAAACTGGGATTAAAGTTATTGACTTACTTGCTCCATACGTAAAAGGCGGAAAGATTGGCCTTTTCGGTGGCGCAGGTGTTGGTAAAACTGTGATCATCATGGAGCTGATTAACAACGTCGCTAAGGCGCACGGCGGTTACTCAGTGTTTGCCGGAGTAGGAGAGCGCACGCGTGAAGGTAACGACCTCTGGATGGAAATGAAAGAGAGTGGCGTTATTGATAAAGCAGCTCTTGTTTATGGTCAGATGAACGAACCTCCCGGAGCGCGTTTCCGTGTGGCACTTACTGCGCTAACTATTGCCGAATACTTCCGTGATAAAGAAAACAGAGACGTGTTGTTGTTCGTTGATAATATTTTCCGTTTCGTGCAAGCCGGTTCAGAAGTATCAGCGCTACTTGGTCGTATGCCTTCAGCCGTAGGTTATCAGCCCACACTTGCTACAGACGTGGGTGAGCTCCAAGAACGTATTACTTCGACAAAGTCTGGTTCAATTACTTCAGTGCAAGCGATTTACGTGCCTGCTGACGACTTAACAGATCCAGCACCAGCAACGACTTTTGCGCACTTAGATGCAACTACAGTTCTTTCGCGGGCGATTGCAGAGCAGGGAATTTACCCAGCGGTAGACCCACTAGACTCAACTTCAACAATTCTTGACCCGCAGGTAATTGGCACTGAGCACTATGCCGTAGCACGTAAAGTTCAAAGTACTTTACAACGCTATAAAGATTTGCAGGACATTATTGCAATTCTCGGTATGGATGAACTTTCAGCTGAAGATAAGCTGATCGTTGAACGAGCCCGTAAAATCCAGCGCTTCTTGTCTCAGCCCTTTTTCGTGGCTGCGCAGTTTACCGGCCTTGAAGGTAAATTTGTCAAACTTGAAGACACTATCCGTGGATTTAAGGAGCTAGTAGAGGGTAAGCATGACGATCTTCCGGAGCAGGCATTTTATCTTGTCGGCACAATTGAAGAAGCTCGTGAAAAAGCTGAACGCTTAGCGGCTCAATTTAAGAAATAA
- the glmS gene encoding glutamine--fructose-6-phosphate transaminase (isomerizing): MCGIMGYVGPREAYPVLVGGLERLEYRGYDSAGVSRIVDGKYEVYRASGKLSELKNLLGNKLEVDVSVHPGVKAQTHVGIGHTRWATHGRPNETNAHPHVAGSICLVHNGIIENYAEIKAQLKNSGRTFLSETDTEVVAHLIDEFINQEKISFLSAVRKAVSIIRGSYALLITTLSEPDRIIIAKNSSPIVIGLAADETFIASDIAALLPYTRNIVVVDDGEIACVTRGTATLEKDAKPVVREPLHVTWDAITAEKGGFKHFMLKEIHEQPNVVTDTFRGRINQDKQTIDLPDLDFDQLLNAKNLDHIYIAACGTAWHAGLVAKYYIEEFAKIPVEVEYASEFRYRSIPARKNSLFVAISQSGETIDTLGALSYAQSLRIPTFAICNVIGSSIARKADQVLYTHAGPEISVASTKAFLTQLTAAYLFAVKLASIRGTLSAGEITEKLNALVALPNLIDQAIKRDAEIEKIAERYNRFGNFLFLGRGFLYPVAMEGALKLKEISYVYAQGYPAGEMKHGPISLVDANTPTLVVLGHDGVNYEKAMSNLKEVESRGGKIVAITDRATDGLKEAASHVIELGAIPRDMLPMVLTVPLQLFAYYGAVSRGTDVDQPRNLAKSVTVE; encoded by the coding sequence ATGTGCGGAATCATGGGATATGTCGGACCACGTGAAGCCTACCCAGTGCTTGTCGGTGGGTTAGAGCGACTTGAATATCGCGGCTATGATTCTGCTGGAGTTTCTCGCATCGTTGACGGCAAATATGAGGTTTACCGCGCCTCGGGAAAATTAAGTGAATTAAAAAATCTGCTTGGTAACAAACTCGAGGTAGATGTTTCAGTCCATCCTGGAGTTAAAGCACAAACGCATGTAGGCATTGGTCACACGCGCTGGGCCACGCATGGTCGACCAAATGAGACTAACGCTCACCCGCATGTAGCTGGAAGTATTTGTCTGGTGCATAACGGAATTATTGAAAATTACGCAGAGATTAAGGCGCAACTTAAAAATTCAGGACGCACATTTCTTTCAGAAACAGATACGGAAGTAGTTGCGCATTTGATCGATGAATTTATTAATCAAGAGAAAATTTCCTTTCTTAGCGCCGTGAGAAAGGCGGTAAGTATCATCCGGGGAAGCTACGCGCTGTTAATTACTACTCTCAGTGAGCCAGATCGGATTATTATTGCTAAGAATTCTTCTCCAATTGTGATTGGGCTTGCAGCAGATGAGACTTTTATCGCCTCAGATATTGCTGCTTTATTGCCGTACACTCGAAATATTGTTGTGGTTGACGACGGTGAAATTGCTTGCGTTACCCGCGGAACAGCTACGCTGGAGAAGGATGCAAAACCCGTGGTGCGAGAGCCACTGCATGTCACTTGGGATGCGATTACTGCAGAAAAAGGCGGTTTTAAGCATTTCATGCTGAAGGAAATCCATGAACAACCAAACGTCGTTACAGACACTTTCCGTGGGCGTATTAATCAAGACAAGCAGACGATTGATCTTCCAGATTTAGATTTCGATCAATTGTTAAATGCCAAAAATCTAGATCATATTTATATCGCCGCCTGTGGTACAGCTTGGCATGCGGGGCTTGTTGCTAAATATTATATTGAGGAATTCGCAAAAATTCCTGTCGAAGTCGAATATGCTTCGGAGTTTCGCTACCGCAGTATTCCAGCTCGGAAAAATAGTCTCTTTGTGGCGATCAGTCAGTCTGGTGAGACAATTGATACGCTTGGTGCCCTGAGCTATGCTCAGTCGTTACGTATTCCAACATTTGCAATTTGTAATGTGATTGGCTCTTCAATTGCTCGTAAGGCTGACCAAGTGCTCTACACGCATGCTGGCCCGGAGATTAGCGTTGCTTCGACAAAGGCTTTTTTAACTCAGCTTACGGCAGCTTATCTTTTTGCAGTTAAACTTGCTTCAATTCGTGGCACTTTAAGTGCGGGAGAAATTACTGAAAAGTTAAATGCCTTAGTTGCGCTGCCAAATTTAATTGACCAGGCAATTAAACGTGACGCGGAAATCGAAAAAATTGCTGAACGCTATAATCGATTTGGCAATTTTCTATTTCTCGGCCGAGGTTTTTTATATCCTGTGGCGATGGAAGGAGCACTTAAGCTTAAGGAAATCTCTTATGTTTATGCGCAAGGTTATCCGGCAGGGGAGATGAAACATGGGCCGATTTCTTTAGTTGATGCGAACACGCCGACACTAGTTGTGCTGGGGCATGACGGGGTAAATTATGAAAAGGCCATGTCCAACCTTAAGGAAGTTGAGTCACGTGGGGGAAAGATTGTGGCGATAACTGACCGTGCTACTGATGGCTTAAAAGAAGCTGCTTCGCATGTAATTGAGCTCGGTGCGATCCCACGAGACATGTTACCAATGGTTTTAACTGTGCCCTTACAGTTATTTGCGTACTATGGTGCAGTGAGTCGTGGCACAGATGTAGATCAGCCGCGTAATTTAGCAAAGAGCGTGACGGTAGAATAA
- a CDS encoding cysteine desulfurase, whose translation MAQTIYLDNNATTKLDERVLDAMVPVYKEHFGNPESTTHPYGWFAEELVSIAREEISEAIRSTPEEIIFTSGATEANNLALFGSLHSYIKSSRPAHVISCVTEHSSVLEPLERLKSQGIDVTLLEVSGNGSISLEALKAALRDDTVLVSLMLANNEIGTIHDLHAVSSLVKPRGILVHTDATQALGKISISTKSLGVDLLSLSAHKAHGPKGVGALFIKQSVQRSIEAQLLGGGHEHGLRAGTLNVPGIVGFGKASFYAQADLTKTQATLQKLSRMFLDGLTKVIPGVYVNGPLENRLPGNLNLALDEIPAVTLVAELKSRVAFSLGSACQAKHAGPSHVIKALGLEKERMHESFRIGISKFTTEDEIFGAVQAFTDAAQALRSHA comes from the coding sequence ATGGCTCAAACAATTTACCTTGATAACAATGCAACAACAAAACTTGATGAGCGAGTGCTCGATGCGATGGTGCCAGTTTATAAGGAGCATTTTGGTAATCCCGAGAGCACAACGCATCCTTATGGTTGGTTTGCTGAGGAGTTAGTGAGTATTGCGCGGGAGGAAATTTCGGAGGCGATTCGTTCAACGCCGGAGGAAATAATTTTTACAAGTGGCGCAACAGAGGCCAATAATTTAGCGCTTTTTGGCAGTTTGCATAGCTACATTAAAAGTTCAAGGCCGGCGCATGTAATTTCCTGCGTAACTGAGCATAGTTCAGTGCTGGAGCCGCTCGAGCGTCTAAAATCTCAAGGTATTGATGTCACACTTTTAGAAGTTTCAGGAAATGGCTCGATCTCACTTGAAGCTTTAAAAGCAGCACTTCGCGATGACACGGTCCTAGTATCTTTAATGCTGGCCAATAACGAGATTGGAACGATTCACGATCTGCACGCGGTAAGTTCATTAGTTAAGCCACGTGGCATTTTAGTGCACACCGATGCAACGCAAGCGCTAGGGAAAATATCAATCAGCACCAAATCTCTTGGTGTTGATCTGTTATCGCTTTCTGCCCACAAAGCACACGGACCAAAAGGGGTTGGCGCGTTATTCATTAAACAATCTGTGCAGCGCAGTATTGAGGCTCAGCTCTTGGGTGGTGGGCATGAGCATGGACTGCGTGCAGGAACGTTAAATGTGCCTGGGATTGTAGGATTTGGGAAGGCTTCTTTTTATGCTCAGGCTGACCTCACTAAAACGCAAGCGACTTTGCAGAAACTTTCTCGAATGTTTTTAGATGGGCTGACTAAGGTAATTCCTGGGGTTTACGTGAATGGGCCGCTGGAAAACAGGTTACCTGGAAATTTGAATCTTGCTTTAGATGAAATTCCTGCGGTTACTCTTGTCGCTGAGCTTAAGTCGCGTGTGGCTTTTTCGCTTGGTTCGGCCTGTCAGGCCAAGCATGCAGGGCCTTCGCACGTGATTAAAGCTTTAGGTCTAGAAAAAGAGCGTATGCATGAAAGTTTCAGAATTGGCATTTCCAAATTCACAACCGAGGATGAAATTTTTGGTGCTGTGCAGGCTTTTACTGACGCGGCGCAAGCGTTACGATCGCATGCCTAG
- a CDS encoding cytidine deaminase has product MWAFYGEVPREEIPALLLSYVGSLGLNPEADEKLFQALLGAADGAVENGGHRPYSSYPVGAAILTSAGKIASGANVENASYGGTVCAERNAIWTASAQGHLSLPDQHLAAVCVWTREPSKPCAFCIGVILEFLAPGQEYLAIVGIGENQTGLVQVVSVEALRRLIWNANDLRTGLGS; this is encoded by the coding sequence ATGTGGGCATTTTATGGAGAAGTTCCGCGTGAAGAAATTCCTGCGCTGCTTCTCTCTTATGTAGGTTCTCTGGGGTTAAACCCTGAGGCTGACGAGAAACTATTCCAAGCTTTGCTTGGAGCCGCGGACGGTGCTGTCGAGAATGGTGGGCATCGCCCCTATAGCAGCTATCCTGTAGGTGCTGCGATCTTAACGTCAGCTGGGAAAATTGCTTCCGGCGCGAATGTTGAGAATGCCTCCTACGGTGGCACAGTGTGCGCTGAACGGAATGCGATCTGGACGGCAAGCGCGCAAGGACATTTGAGCTTGCCCGACCAGCACCTGGCTGCTGTTTGTGTCTGGACTAGGGAGCCCTCAAAACCGTGCGCTTTTTGCATCGGAGTGATCTTGGAGTTTCTAGCACCAGGGCAGGAATATCTGGCCATCGTCGGAATTGGCGAGAATCAAACAGGACTTGTTCAAGTTGTCAGCGTTGAAGCTCTGCGGAGACTGATTTGGAACGCGAACGACCTTCGGACTGGCTTGGGAAGTTAG
- a CDS encoding co-chaperone GroES translates to MGIKRVSPLGMRVLVEIRKDTNQTEAGLFLPEGAKEAMNESVIAEVTEVASAYDHDIRGEANISGVPLHALVLIPKNAGVRIPWNDSLRLVDTKDILAIIHEMSVS, encoded by the coding sequence ATGGGAATCAAAAGAGTAAGTCCTTTAGGGATGCGGGTTCTTGTAGAAATCCGTAAGGATACAAATCAAACTGAGGCGGGGCTTTTTTTACCTGAGGGCGCCAAAGAGGCGATGAATGAGAGTGTGATTGCCGAAGTTACAGAAGTTGCCAGTGCTTATGACCACGATATTCGAGGTGAGGCAAATATCAGTGGGGTGCCGCTGCATGCGCTTGTTTTAATTCCCAAGAACGCAGGAGTGCGAATCCCCTGGAATGATAGCTTACGCTTGGTTGATACCAAGGATATCTTAGCCATCATTCATGAAATGAGTGTGAGTTAA
- a CDS encoding flippase-like domain-containing protein, which translates to MRWLKILVAIVILYLVLAHVGMSALVRALLEIDLFSILLLLLISAILITISALKWQQFLSVAGETVPLLTLIKLYTLGYFFNVFFPSYVGGDVARSYYLGKSLNSNTAAYSSTFFERWSGLVAMTALGLFFVMRGTNVAAGFEVAITLVALGVFFGTWVIFSKHALNIFLKLIKQIPLPQITAKLEKLILKVSGHVSEVKANPRLMFNTLLLSFLYHLIAVLNTYVAGRAVGWETQNISELFVVVPLALLIGMIPVTPGGIGVQEGAFVFLLERIGATKAQGLGLALVLRAKTILIAILGGLILMLVQKQHKKTAKELLSNA; encoded by the coding sequence ATGCGTTGGTTAAAAATTCTTGTAGCAATTGTGATCTTATATCTCGTGCTTGCGCATGTCGGCATGAGCGCGTTAGTACGTGCGCTGCTTGAGATTGATTTATTTTCAATTTTATTACTACTTTTGATCTCTGCAATATTGATTACAATTAGCGCACTGAAGTGGCAGCAATTCTTAAGCGTTGCTGGAGAAACAGTGCCACTTTTGACCTTAATTAAATTATATACGCTGGGCTACTTCTTTAATGTGTTTTTCCCCTCCTATGTTGGGGGCGACGTTGCGCGCAGCTATTATCTAGGAAAATCTCTTAATTCAAATACCGCTGCATATAGTTCAACTTTTTTTGAACGTTGGTCAGGACTTGTCGCAATGACAGCGCTAGGATTGTTTTTTGTGATGCGCGGCACAAATGTGGCTGCAGGTTTTGAAGTTGCAATTACCCTTGTGGCGCTTGGAGTTTTTTTTGGCACCTGGGTTATTTTCTCAAAGCACGCGCTCAACATATTTTTAAAACTGATTAAGCAAATTCCTTTACCGCAAATCACAGCTAAACTTGAAAAATTAATTTTGAAAGTCTCTGGTCATGTAAGCGAGGTTAAGGCTAACCCACGCTTAATGTTTAATACTCTGCTGCTCTCATTTTTATATCATTTAATTGCTGTGCTAAATACCTATGTTGCGGGAAGAGCTGTTGGCTGGGAAACCCAAAATATTTCCGAGCTGTTTGTGGTTGTGCCACTGGCCCTACTAATTGGAATGATTCCTGTCACTCCGGGGGGAATTGGTGTGCAGGAAGGTGCATTTGTATTTTTACTTGAACGCATTGGTGCTACAAAGGCCCAAGGTCTAGGTCTTGCGCTGGTGCTTCGGGCAAAGACTATTTTAATTGCAATACTCGGTGGTTTGATTTTGATGTTAGTGCAAAAGCAACATAAGAAAACTGCCAAAGAATTACTTTCGAATGCATAA
- the nadA gene encoding quinolinate synthase NadA, with translation MSLAQLSSSNIDFVSEINRLKREKSAVLLAHYYQEPQIQDIADYIGDSLGLSQQAQQAKAPLILFAGVVFMAETAKILSPKAKVVVPDLQAGCSLADNCPADKFKAFIAERPDHVVITYVNCSAEVKALSDILCTSANAEKIIRSVPEDEKIIFAPDRHLGRYLIKKTGREMVLWNGSCIVHETFDEKHLVQLKARHPAAEIIAHPECPEQILAHAVHIGSTSSLLKYVQTSSAREFIVVTEPGIIHQMKKACPTKIFHEAPQTDGCACNQCPYMRLNTLEKIYLALRDEKPEITVPADIIEKARIPLDRMLALS, from the coding sequence ATGAGTTTAGCACAATTGTCTTCATCAAATATTGATTTTGTTTCTGAAATTAATCGACTTAAGCGTGAGAAGTCGGCCGTGCTACTTGCTCACTACTATCAGGAACCTCAAATACAAGATATTGCTGACTACATTGGTGATTCGCTTGGGCTTTCACAACAAGCACAGCAAGCTAAAGCCCCGCTGATTCTTTTTGCTGGCGTAGTTTTCATGGCCGAGACTGCTAAAATTTTAAGCCCCAAGGCAAAGGTAGTTGTACCTGATCTTCAGGCCGGTTGCTCGCTTGCCGATAATTGCCCGGCAGATAAATTTAAAGCTTTTATCGCTGAACGCCCAGATCACGTGGTGATTACATATGTGAATTGTAGTGCTGAGGTTAAGGCCTTGAGTGATATCCTCTGTACTTCAGCAAATGCAGAAAAGATCATTCGCTCAGTTCCAGAGGATGAAAAAATTATTTTTGCTCCAGACCGCCACTTAGGACGTTATCTCATCAAGAAAACTGGTCGCGAGATGGTGCTTTGGAATGGTTCTTGCATTGTGCATGAAACTTTTGATGAAAAGCATTTAGTGCAACTTAAAGCCCGCCATCCAGCTGCTGAGATCATTGCTCATCCAGAATGTCCTGAGCAAATTTTAGCTCATGCCGTGCATATTGGCTCAACTTCTTCACTGCTTAAATACGTCCAAACCTCATCCGCCAGAGAATTTATTGTTGTGACTGAGCCCGGTATTATTCACCAGATGAAAAAGGCCTGTCCGACAAAAATTTTTCACGAAGCTCCGCAAACCGATGGCTGTGCTTGCAATCAATGCCCGTACATGCGCTTGAATACTTTAGAAAAAATCTATCTTGCGCTACGCGATGAGAAACCTGAAATCACTGTTCCTGCTGATATTATTGAAAAAGCGCGAATTCCACTCGATCGGATGTTAGCGCTAAGTTAA
- a CDS encoding acylphosphatase: MANSVRAHVIVSGLVQGVAFRESTKAQALAKGVTGWVRNRLDGQVEAVFEGRDSAVQSLLQYVSAGPNNAKVTDIALKFDEPTAEFGTFLILRSA; the protein is encoded by the coding sequence ATGGCAAATTCAGTTCGCGCTCATGTAATCGTTTCTGGTCTTGTACAGGGAGTTGCTTTTCGCGAGTCGACAAAAGCACAAGCGCTAGCTAAGGGCGTGACAGGTTGGGTGCGAAACCGACTCGATGGCCAAGTTGAAGCTGTTTTTGAAGGGCGTGATAGTGCTGTGCAGAGCTTGCTTCAATACGTCTCTGCTGGGCCGAATAATGCAAAAGTGACTGATATTGCCCTTAAGTTTGATGAACCTACCGCAGAGTTTGGGACTTTCTTGATTCTTCGATCGGCCTAA
- the glmU gene encoding bifunctional UDP-N-acetylglucosamine diphosphorylase/glucosamine-1-phosphate N-acetyltransferase GlmU: MDFDCIILAAGKGKRMGTVRPKVLHSFLNKTLLVRTLEAVSPAESNAALKLRKIFLVVGYGQDQVRCALAEAQAGNNLISKIKIELIEQVTQGGTGHAVQTVLAQVKDLAAQVAIIPCDLPLINAHALKALTQSIPTPKTPVRLLTTTVENPYGYGRIIRDSSQKVVAIREEKDATAEERKISEINPSLYFFNTNFLAQHLRELKTTNAQQELYLTDVVGLANNHHYTVEAEHYPESQVLSGVNTITELAILEKELRLKIIKKHMDAGVSFEDPEATYVDENVVIGSDTYLGSGTRLRANTKIGTNCRIEGNSIITNSTIGDNCQIKLACLLDSATLDTNVSVGPFAHLRPGTQLARDVHIGNFVEVKKSTLGVGSKANHLTYLGDATIGAAVNVGAGTITCNYDGTAKHQTTIADGAFIGSNTSLVAPVTLGAGSITGAGSVITKDVPADALAIERTPQKNLADWARQKRTKKS, from the coding sequence ATGGATTTTGACTGCATAATTTTGGCCGCTGGTAAGGGTAAACGCATGGGGACGGTGCGCCCCAAGGTATTACACTCCTTCTTGAATAAGACCCTATTAGTGCGCACTCTAGAGGCCGTCTCACCGGCAGAATCTAACGCGGCCCTGAAGCTTCGAAAAATATTTCTTGTCGTCGGTTATGGGCAAGATCAGGTCCGTTGTGCACTTGCAGAAGCTCAAGCTGGGAATAATTTAATTTCAAAGATAAAAATTGAATTAATTGAACAAGTAACTCAAGGTGGCACTGGGCATGCAGTGCAAACAGTTTTAGCTCAAGTAAAAGATCTCGCGGCGCAGGTTGCGATTATCCCTTGCGATTTGCCGTTGATTAACGCGCACGCGTTAAAGGCACTTACTCAATCAATTCCAACGCCAAAAACTCCCGTAAGACTTTTGACTACAACAGTTGAGAATCCCTACGGCTACGGACGAATTATCCGCGATAGTTCTCAAAAAGTCGTTGCCATCCGTGAAGAAAAAGACGCGACAGCAGAAGAACGTAAAATCTCAGAAATTAATCCAAGTCTATATTTTTTCAATACAAATTTCTTAGCTCAGCACTTAAGGGAATTAAAAACAACAAATGCTCAGCAAGAGCTTTATCTTACAGATGTAGTTGGACTTGCGAACAACCACCATTATACTGTCGAAGCTGAGCACTATCCGGAGAGCCAAGTCTTAAGTGGGGTTAACACAATTACGGAGCTTGCAATTTTGGAAAAAGAATTACGCTTAAAAATCATTAAAAAGCACATGGATGCTGGAGTGAGCTTCGAAGATCCAGAAGCAACTTATGTTGATGAAAATGTAGTGATTGGTTCAGATACATATCTGGGTTCAGGTACTCGACTGAGAGCCAATACAAAAATTGGCACAAACTGTCGGATCGAAGGGAATTCAATCATCACGAATTCTACGATTGGGGACAACTGTCAGATTAAACTTGCTTGCCTACTTGACTCAGCAACGCTTGATACAAATGTAAGTGTTGGGCCATTTGCTCATTTGCGCCCAGGCACGCAGCTTGCTCGGGACGTGCATATCGGAAATTTTGTTGAAGTCAAAAAGAGCACACTGGGAGTAGGGAGTAAGGCAAACCATCTTACTTACCTTGGTGATGCGACAATTGGCGCAGCAGTAAATGTCGGCGCAGGCACGATTACTTGTAACTATGATGGCACCGCGAAACATCAAACCACAATTGCTGACGGCGCTTTTATTGGCAGTAATACTAGCCTTGTTGCACCGGTAACTTTAGGGGCAGGGTCGATTACAGGGGCAGGCTCGGTAATTACCAAAGACGTGCCGGCTGATGCGCTTGCGATTGAGCGCACGCCGCAAAAAAACTTAGCTGATTGGGCACGTCAGAAAAGAACTAAGAAATCGTAG
- the atpC gene encoding ATP synthase F1 subunit epsilon, translating into MTTFKLSIRTPSRVLYAGEVTEVIVPSHDGEIGIRSGHEDFIGLLGTGVVKVVNGGNDYWYTISQGVYHIESNQVKVLAQAGENADEVNVDAEAKRKAELEPIVQKMSSFDEDYQSTAAQYALAKARIEAHRRTSLVN; encoded by the coding sequence ATGACAACCTTCAAACTCTCAATTCGCACTCCAAGCCGAGTTCTTTATGCAGGTGAAGTCACAGAAGTGATTGTTCCTTCCCATGACGGCGAAATTGGAATTCGTTCCGGTCACGAGGACTTTATTGGATTACTAGGGACTGGAGTTGTTAAGGTTGTTAATGGTGGAAACGACTACTGGTACACAATCAGTCAAGGCGTTTATCATATCGAGTCAAATCAAGTTAAAGTACTAGCTCAAGCTGGCGAGAATGCAGATGAAGTGAATGTCGACGCTGAGGCAAAACGTAAAGCAGAGCTTGAGCCGATTGTTCAAAAAATGAGTTCTTTTGACGAAGATTATCAGTCTACAGCTGCGCAGTATGCTTTAGCCAAGGCACGGATTGAAGCACATCGCCGCACGAGCCTTGTAAATTAA